The Astatotilapia calliptera chromosome 22, fAstCal1.2, whole genome shotgun sequence region GTATGTTTTGGGATTTTAAGACTTTTTACTAGTTCTGTTTCTCTTGTCCTCGtctgacattttttaatttgttttttgagtAGGATTTGCCACAATATCCAATAAATTtatttctctctcgctctcattTATAAGATTtggagttttgagatgtgagtcAGCAGCAGAATTCAGTGGGTGGTGGTAATACACCTGACTGtaacaaagaaggaaaagaaatataTCTTTATTGTTTAGACTCCGCCacagtgaaaatgaaactgCCGCATGCGCAGTAGCTCCTCTCTGACCAATAGGAATTCAAAGCTGGCTGCATCTTAATAGTAACCAGGCAAAAAAAGGGAACTTAGGTTTTCTTTGGAAAGTGAGACTTATCAGGCAGAATGACCTCAGAAACAAAGAGCTAGTGGTGTGTAGTCTGTGGGCTCTGTGTCTTTAACCACTACGTCACTGTAGGCCGTCTAATCCAAATCATGTATATTTGTGTCACACCAATTATCACATATTTTCTGAAGTTATTTATACTTAATCACATTCTTACTAAAtccattttaaaagtaatttaaattaTGCTCGTGTTTACACTCATATACAAATAACTTCCCCAAGTAATCCAGATGCAATTATTAATCCACCCACAAATTCATCTGGAAACCTATTCCAGCAAAATCAGCTGGAATAGCTGTGtgttcttctctttctgcaACGTTGCTGCaatgataaaataatgaaaCGATCAATTCCTAAAATCagaaatgttgaattttatttaaaaaacaaaaaaaaacaaataaagaggcaatatttatgtattattgtCTAAACCGAAAGGCTACAGACTGGATATTATGTATTTacatataaaaattaaaatataatgttgGATTTTAAGACTTTCTGTTAGTTCTGGTAGTCTTTATTAAATAAAGTATGAGTTTACGTGCCAACACATGCCAAAGAACCCAACCCCTCTAAAAGCAGGTGGGCTTCTTTTATACTCTACCTGATTCAGGCGACCATTCTGGAAAGCACAAGTCTATAAAGTGTGGtgttcccaaaaggttgattctgttcatctggatgtagagttttcagtgggagaaacatttcgtcactcatccaagtgacttcttcagtctcagctgactgcaggtttccccaatcttataaacagtacatttacacAATagctgaaaccagcccactgaatgaacaatgggctgtgaggtcagttccttcatcatatgCAAATTGTCAAGTCTAGTGTTGGTaaaccaaatgaaaaaaataaacatccacAAAAGCAAACATCGAACCAcaatacaacacacacacaatactttTGTCACAAGGACACTTAATGGACTGGAGCTGGCATCATTACACCTAAGCTTACTGAGCTACTATCACAAGTTAAAGTGTAGCTAATCCATTAATATTTGGGCTGGATTCATGAAACTTTAGCTaagtgtacattttatttttaaaaaaaaagtcacagaaaTTTGGATTATTTGGgatttttgaaaagcaaaagtacaaaaaggagaaaaagagcaATGCAGTTTTACTgatataaacagaaacaaacccaCCAATGTGTTAAAAACATAACCCACACAAACCTCCAGAATCTCAACTTGAACTAAACTCTAGAAGAATGAGATTCAATATGTTTTGGACCAGAGAGCAAAGCTTCATATTTTCTGGGAGAAAATTTGCTCCAGGCCCAGGAACATCAGCAGCGCCTGTACAACAGAGGGGCTAGACTCAGTCAAATTTCATCCATTTGGTTTGTACCAATTTGTCACACTTCTGTTTGGATGAGTCCCTGCCACCTTCCAGCACCTTTTAGACTGGGTGCTGCACCCTCACGCTGCATATTCTGTTACTTTTTGGATGATGTCATCATACACAGTGACACCTGGGCAGAGAATGTGGAGCAGGTGCagtcctggagtccctgaggcAGGCGGGTCTCATGGCCAACCCAAAGAAGTGTTGATGGAGGGAGGTACAGTATCTGGAGTACCACTTAGGAGGCAGGCAGGGCATCCCAAGACCAAAAAGGAGGTGAGTCACTTCTTGGGGTTGGCTGGTCAATACCCCCGGTTTGCTGTATACTGTGCTAGAGACAGCCGCTGCAAAGCTGCACAACCAAAAGAGTggagacaaaaaaatatataaacattgAACCATCTTGCAACGCTGTGTCCGTGGGGTCCTTTGTCACAAGGACACTTAATGGACCTGAGCTGTCACTATGACACCTGAACTTACTGAGCTACTATCACAAGTTATATTGTATCTAGTCCATTAATATTTAGGCCGTATTTATGAAACTGTAGCTAAGTTTACATTTTATAACAAAAAAGTCACAGCAATTTGGATTATTTGGGACTTTATTGACAACCAAAGTacgaaaaggagagaaagagcaaTGCCGTTTTACTGATACATATTCTactaattaattttttaaagtttacagACAAATGAGGAAAACCTTGAAAAATCCTGAACTATAAGCAGAAACACATCTACCAATGTGTTAAAAACATAACCCACACAACCCTCCAGAATCTCAACTTGAACTAAACTCTAAaatcaaaaaactcaaaacttaTCTTAAATCAAACAAcagagaataaacaacatcttcattaattaagaaaaaaattcagACATACAGAAAAATCTTTTAAGGTCTCCTGGAATTCAACACAAGATTGTCttttaaatctaattttacGAAATACACAAGTAAACATGtacaaaatttgaaaaatattATGATTCGTTTATCACTGAGAGTGAGGGAATCTCAGCATTCATGAGTGATGCAACAATTTACAAGAAAACCCCAGAAAAACTAAACTATTGGATTTTTGAGTTAAGATGAACATACAAAGGCTTAATTATGATTGTACTACAACTGCTGTAATGATTCCATTGTTTCATGTCTCTCCAGGCGGTCACATCTTTGTTAAATCTTTCAAAGAAAgacttttttaaactgaaaacaacaaattcAGAATAATTTCATTTCACCATTATGATGTTTATGTTAAATATTTGCCAGCTCATTTTCAAACTTCTTGATTAACCAGCATCTGCAActatattttagatttttttttaaacagattttatgATGTGAACAATCAATGAATTCTAGTTTATGGAGAAGAATGAGCTGAACCACATCTTCTTTCAGCTCCAAACCTAcagagataaaaagaaacacaataaaTGTTAGGATTGTTCAGATCCACAAATAACCTACTTACAGTTTCATTAAGATCTAAAATTCTGATTCAATCGAGtatttacttcatatgtttctGAATGGAAttaacacatttgttttaattttattaaatcaTTTCATGAAACGTTATTTTGAAAGCGTCTTTCTCTTATATGATGTAAAGTTATactaaagcacttttttttggaTATATTTAAACAGGAGATTTTACTACAGCCACTATTTTAcataagttttaaaaagaaagctaaAACATGAGACACAAATATGAAGTAACTCACTGTGTGCAGAGCTGTTTGTGGTTTAGGCTTGAGGAAGCATTTGCTCCTGGCTCTCTACAGCTATAGGTCAGAAACACAATGTTAGTCCACATCCTGCTCTCATCTGTCACTTTTACAACAATCGAACACAACAGGAAACAGCCCTGAAAGACTGTTTAGATTAAAGTACAGaaaccctttttaatttagtgtagacaagagattagagaaaaggGACAAAGTTTAACTTACGAGATGGGGGACGTTTCTCTgaagtaaaaaggaaaaaatgcatcattttaataatttgttaTAAATGTTAACACAATTTTTTCACGTATTATACAAGGCAGGAAacataatttcatgtttttattttgtaatctgGACAAAAGCATTAATTTaatttctaaaattaaaaacatagaCACTGGGCTTACTCACTAATGTGTTTATAGATATATTCTGACTTTTCCCACAAAATGTGCTCGTGTTAAATTTATAAGTAAAGCGACTGAAGGTAGAGAACGTACACATTTCTAATGCAGGTAAAGGTGTACCTCAGGATGTGTTTGTTTGGCAGAGTTGATGGttaagaaaagagaaacaatgtTTGGGTTTCAATAACTGAGTTGGTGGTTATTTTGTTCCCTGACACAAACTGTAGCTCaggtgtaaaaaacaaaacaaaaacaaaaaacaaacaaaacacaaagacagaaagaaaaatgatgcagaaaaagtaaataacagacaagaagaaaaagtgaAGTAACTGGACAAAAATCTACAAGTGCAGAGAAATGAAGGGGCAAGTTATGAAACACAACAAGCATGATTAATGAATATCGTTGTAATATATTGAGGATTTAAAAGAGTCTGATCATCCTGCTGGCAGAGAAAGTgttaaaatacttaaatattAATCTGAGGACTCAGCTTACACTGCTTTTGGTTGTTACCTGTTTAATCCTGTGtgcattgtttgttttcttttgaaaactGTTAATAATGACTTCAATTAAGTCATATTACTCttactatcattattattgtttgtaCTATGTCATCATTGTTGTTGCATTATACAAGAAAAATCCAGGAAGTTTGTTTCTCACCTGTCCTCTTTTTGTAAATAATGAATGCGATCACAGTGATGGCAGCAAGAACgaccacagcaacaacaacagggatgatcaggaagattCCTGTGGAtcacagaacaaacaaaaggtGAGAACAAAAAGTTTCCAATCAGATAACAATCATGTACAAGAGCTTCGTTTATGGTCACTAAATATTTGTCTCactaatttttgttttcattccaacaataaaagttctgccatttaatttaatttcaatacATTGCCAATAAATTTGAACATAGCAATGtttcaaaatatacattttccccCATTTACTATTTAATCTTCTAAAACTGTCCATTAGTCAGATAATCAGTGGCCACACatgaacatgttttatattcatCAATGTTCAGCAAGGAAAAAATGTGGTGGAAAAACACAACTTGGTCTAAACTGATTTAGGTCTTAAAATTATTCTGACAGAAGCTGACAGAAAGAATATCAAAGATACTcgcaaatttaaataaacagtgaAAAGACAGCAAAGTGGACAATAATTTAAATCAGAGcgctcaaaactttaaatattaatatttattaagaAATTAACAAATCAGTATcagtattaaaaatatttaatataaatctGTATACAACGGGGGAGGAATTAAACTTTTCATCAAACTCAAATAAAACCACATGAACTGCACGGTTTTTACAGTAAACTAAATGCATGTTTCCTACCTTCATCACTTTTACCCTTGTTGGTTTTGATCTCTGATTTGTCCAGTCTGGTGACGATGTCCTCGTTCACACCAGAGAGCTGAAACACACATCTGTATCTGTGCCAGTCTTCAGGTTTGACTGATGATACATCCAGGTCAACACTCATCTGGAAGGTCCCGTCATTGTTGGTGAGAATCTCTCCTTTGTTCACACCCTCATGAAGCTCCACTCCATCTTTTTTCCAGACCATCTCGGCTCTGTTAGGATAGAAACCTGTAGCGTGGCAGGTGACTGGAGAGGAGGAAGACTTCTGGAGGAGAGACAGTGAGGGACGAACTGGAGAGATATTAAAATTATCATAAGGAGTGAgaaggattagaaatgagtatatcaGAGCTAAAACTGTGGAAGATGATCTGCTATGACGACCAGGAGCAACTttaaaagattattattattattattattgttattattattattattaaaaccatACCAATTTCTTTTGATGTGATgtagtttattaaattaaattaaatttaaaaaatgtgtcaaaatgCCACGCGAAGTGCAATTATATTAACCCTTTCACATTAGgggtcactacagtggacaactattcaaaatctgttttcttgtatttgtgtcagtgttgatggtaaacttgcacataaaccactacattggacactgatgaGTCCAATAGGCAGGGTTATAGTTGTTACATATATTGTTATActgttataaaatatttttaaaatatattttaaaatatatttttg contains the following coding sequences:
- the LOC113015382 gene encoding LOW QUALITY PROTEIN: class I histocompatibility antigen, F10 alpha chain-like (The sequence of the model RefSeq protein was modified relative to this genomic sequence to represent the inferred CDS: substituted 1 base at 1 genomic stop codon), translating into MKAFIFFLLLGIQGAAAVTHSLKYFLTGSSQVPNFPEFVVVGMVDDVQIDYYDSNTEKAEPKQDWIAKNTDQQYWERETANCWGSQQSFKANIDTAKQRFNQTGGVHIVQRMYGCEWDEETGEVNGYRQDGYDGEDFISFDLKTETWVAPKQQAVMTKTKWDSNKALITQYKNYLTQICPEWLKKYVNYGRSSLMRTVRPSLSLLQKSSSSPVTCHATGFYPNRAEMVWKKDGVELHEGVNKGEILTNNDGTFQMSVDLDVSSVKPEDWHRYRCVFQLSGVNEDIVTRLDKSEIKTNKGKSDEGIFLIIPVVVAVVVLAAITVIAFIIYKKRTEKRPPSPVESQEQMLPQAXTTNSSAHSLELKEDVVQLILLHKLEFIDCSHHKICLKKNLKYSCRCWLIKKFENELANI